In Halobaculum sp. XH14, a single genomic region encodes these proteins:
- a CDS encoding IclR family transcriptional regulator — protein MTEGDSLTIKSDRTLLSILTVLGDRERAGVTEIASEIGRAKSTVHGHLQSLREAGLVVRDGDEYRLSLAFLNFGKGVQTTHPIYEVAEPKVDELAEISKEKAWCFVEQRGYAVYLLGSQGENATKTPARVGHHRHIHQLAGGKAILAHLPEDRLAEIIADHGLPSATSHTITDESALRSELEAIRERGFSLNVEEAMTGLNAISVPVLDVEGGVYGALSIGGPAHRLTREHMEEELAPMLLGIANEVEINIRHW, from the coding sequence ACAGGGAGCGCGCGGGCGTGACCGAGATCGCCTCGGAGATCGGCCGCGCGAAAAGCACGGTTCACGGCCACCTGCAGTCGCTGCGCGAGGCGGGGCTCGTGGTCAGGGACGGCGACGAGTACCGGCTCAGCCTCGCGTTCCTGAACTTCGGGAAGGGCGTCCAGACCACGCATCCGATCTACGAGGTGGCGGAGCCGAAAGTCGACGAACTCGCGGAGATCTCGAAGGAGAAGGCGTGGTGTTTCGTCGAGCAGCGCGGCTACGCCGTCTACCTCCTGGGCAGCCAGGGCGAGAACGCGACGAAGACCCCGGCGCGCGTCGGCCACCACAGGCACATCCACCAGCTCGCCGGCGGGAAGGCGATCCTCGCGCACCTCCCCGAGGACCGGCTCGCGGAGATCATCGCCGACCACGGCCTGCCGTCGGCGACCTCACACACGATCACCGACGAGTCGGCGCTCCGCTCGGAGCTGGAGGCGATCCGGGAGCGCGGGTTCTCGCTCAACGTGGAGGAGGCCATGACCGGGCTCAACGCCATCTCGGTTCCGGTCCTCGACGTCGAGGGAGGCGTGTACGGCGCGCTCAGCATCGGCGGGCCAGCCCACCGCCTGACGCGCGAGCACATGGAAGAGGAACTCGCACCGATGCTGCTCGGGATCGCGAACGAGGTGGAGATCAACATCAGACACTGGTGA
- a CDS encoding cupin domain-containing protein yields MVAHKNYAALPRQKPFKVKATASPTVAEAGETADGDPHMTIYSTVLTNDFISTWTTGEPGATIPWHSHSPEMYQVLFNVEGRCRWHYKDNDGTERSIDGNPGEVIYLPAGAENRVEVIGDEQHTHIGALKRPRVPRLEHLMGETEGLYDHTEFPAALVYDDMNDRVVRQVDSALVD; encoded by the coding sequence GTGGTTGCTCACAAGAACTACGCGGCGCTGCCACGCCAGAAGCCGTTCAAGGTGAAGGCGACGGCGTCACCGACGGTAGCGGAGGCCGGCGAGACGGCGGACGGCGACCCGCACATGACGATCTACTCGACGGTGCTCACGAACGACTTCATCTCGACGTGGACGACGGGCGAGCCCGGCGCGACCATCCCGTGGCACTCGCACAGTCCGGAGATGTACCAGGTCCTGTTCAACGTCGAGGGGCGGTGCCGCTGGCACTACAAGGACAACGACGGCACCGAGCGGAGCATCGACGGGAACCCCGGCGAGGTCATCTACCTGCCCGCGGGCGCGGAGAACAGGGTCGAGGTGATCGGCGACGAGCAGCACACCCACATCGGGGCGCTGAAGCGACCGCGCGTTCCCCGGCTGGAGCACCTGATGGGTGAGACGGAGGGGCTGTACGACCACACCGAGTTCCCCGCCGCGCTCGTGTACGACGACATGAACGACCGGGTCGTGCGGCAGGTCGACTCCGCGCTCGTCGACTGA
- a CDS encoding class I adenylate-forming enzyme family protein, whose translation MMRIEALLDRRVEKTPDGTFLTFPESSETYESVANRSKQYANALAERGIGAGDAVGLFLPNRPEFVYLMFATAYLDAVTAPANPEYRAGELEHSLTLSEPEVLVTTAELVDVAVEAAAGTGVYEILLVDELDGYEELPALADEQPTTVEPNDGDPTAVGLHMYTSGTTGPPKAVECQHENWTISAVDFQKRMGFTHEDTLFTALPLFHANAQVYSMLGAAAAGAEVIIYERFSSSNWWQWCREHDVTEFNAMGSMLKMLDNVPPSAVDETNPVEQVFSAGTPPELIEPFEERFDLRVVEGYSLTEDTMLILNPTSDEKRRIGSIGLPPAEKRVKIVDDEGEEVPRGTKGEILQQGPTLMAGYHGQPEKTAEVVDEDGWFSTGDYGKLDEDGFLYFLDRKKDIVRRGGENISSYEVEGVIKAIEAVEEVAVIPSPDEFYTEVVKATVTVKEGHDLAEEEIVERCRAELAPFKVPRYVEFVSEFPYTPTGKIQKQKLRSREKEEDVDHWERPE comes from the coding sequence ATGATGCGGATCGAAGCGCTTCTGGATCGACGCGTGGAGAAGACGCCGGACGGGACCTTCCTCACGTTCCCGGAGTCGAGCGAGACGTACGAATCGGTCGCGAACAGATCCAAGCAGTACGCCAACGCGCTCGCGGAGCGAGGGATCGGGGCGGGCGACGCGGTCGGCCTCTTCCTGCCGAACCGCCCCGAGTTCGTCTACCTCATGTTCGCGACCGCCTACCTCGACGCGGTCACGGCCCCGGCCAACCCCGAGTACAGGGCGGGCGAACTCGAGCACTCGCTCACGCTCTCGGAGCCGGAGGTGCTCGTCACGACGGCCGAACTCGTCGACGTGGCCGTGGAGGCTGCCGCGGGGACCGGCGTCTACGAGATCCTGCTCGTCGACGAGCTGGACGGGTACGAGGAGTTGCCCGCACTCGCCGACGAGCAGCCGACGACGGTCGAGCCGAACGACGGCGACCCGACCGCGGTCGGGCTCCACATGTACACGTCGGGGACGACCGGCCCGCCGAAGGCCGTCGAGTGCCAGCACGAGAACTGGACGATCAGCGCGGTCGACTTCCAGAAGCGGATGGGCTTTACCCACGAGGACACGCTGTTCACGGCGCTCCCGCTGTTCCACGCGAACGCGCAGGTGTACTCGATGCTCGGGGCCGCTGCCGCGGGCGCGGAGGTCATCATCTACGAGCGGTTCTCCTCGTCCAACTGGTGGCAGTGGTGCCGCGAGCACGACGTGACGGAGTTCAACGCGATGGGGAGCATGCTGAAGATGCTCGACAACGTCCCGCCCTCGGCGGTCGACGAGACGAACCCGGTCGAGCAGGTGTTCTCTGCCGGCACGCCCCCCGAGCTGATCGAGCCGTTCGAGGAGCGCTTCGACCTCCGGGTCGTCGAGGGCTACTCGCTGACCGAGGACACGATGTTGATCCTGAATCCCACCTCGGACGAGAAGCGGAGGATCGGGAGCATCGGGCTCCCGCCGGCCGAGAAACGCGTCAAGATCGTCGACGACGAGGGCGAGGAGGTGCCCCGCGGGACGAAAGGCGAGATCCTCCAGCAGGGGCCGACGCTCATGGCCGGCTACCACGGCCAGCCCGAGAAGACGGCCGAGGTCGTCGACGAGGACGGCTGGTTCTCGACCGGCGACTACGGAAAGCTCGACGAGGACGGCTTCCTCTACTTCCTCGACCGGAAGAAGGACATCGTCCGGCGCGGCGGGGAGAACATCTCCTCCTACGAGGTCGAGGGCGTCATCAAGGCGATCGAGGCCGTCGAGGAGGTCGCGGTCATTCCGAGCCCGGACGAGTTCTACACCGAGGTCGTGAAGGCGACCGTGACCGTGAAGGAGGGCCACGACCTCGCGGAGGAAGAGATCGTCGAGCGGTGTCGCGCCGAACTCGCGCCGTTCAAGGTGCCCAGGTACGTCGAGTTCGTCTCGGAGTTCCCGTACACGCCGACGGGGAAGATCCAGAAACAGAAGCTCCGGAGCCGCGAGAAGGAGGAGGACGTCGACCACTGGGAACGGCCCGAGTAG